In Salinisphaera sp. LB1, one genomic interval encodes:
- the gshB gene encoding glutathione synthase: MAYSLGVVMDPIEDITPYKDTTLALLLEAQRRGYTIHYFTMSDLFVADGVGYGTGRVIRVADDNDDWFAFAGESNTLPLSDLDVILMRKDPPFDTEYIYATYILELAENEGTLVVNRCDALRDVNEKMAINRFAHLCGPTLVARRADAFRRFIKQHRDVVLKPLDGMGGSRIFRVTEGNDNTSVILEVLTEHGTRYAMAQAYLPEIVDGDKRVLLVDGEPIGYALARVPAEGELRGNLAAGGRGVGRELTEADLKIAREVGPYVRDKGLLFVGLDVIGDKLTEINVTSPTCVRELEAQFGINICAKLFEAIEKRIEPQSA, encoded by the coding sequence ATGGCGTATTCGCTCGGCGTGGTGATGGATCCGATCGAGGACATCACGCCCTACAAGGACACAACGCTGGCCCTGCTGCTCGAAGCCCAGCGCCGCGGCTACACGATCCACTACTTCACCATGAGCGATCTGTTCGTGGCCGACGGCGTGGGCTACGGCACGGGCCGTGTCATCCGGGTTGCGGACGACAACGACGACTGGTTCGCCTTCGCCGGAGAGTCGAACACCCTGCCGCTGTCGGATCTCGACGTGATCCTGATGCGCAAGGACCCGCCCTTCGACACCGAATACATCTACGCCACCTATATTCTCGAACTGGCCGAGAACGAAGGCACGCTGGTGGTCAATCGTTGCGACGCGCTGCGCGACGTGAACGAGAAGATGGCGATCAATCGCTTCGCCCATCTGTGCGGGCCGACGCTGGTCGCCCGGCGCGCGGACGCGTTTCGGCGTTTCATCAAGCAGCACCGCGATGTCGTGCTCAAGCCGCTGGACGGCATGGGCGGCTCGCGAATCTTCCGCGTCACCGAGGGCAACGACAACACGAGCGTCATTCTCGAGGTGCTGACCGAGCATGGCACGCGATATGCCATGGCGCAGGCTTATCTGCCCGAGATCGTCGATGGCGACAAGCGCGTGTTGCTCGTGGACGGCGAACCGATCGGCTACGCCTTGGCCCGCGTTCCGGCCGAAGGCGAGCTGCGCGGCAATCTCGCGGCCGGGGGCCGTGGCGTCGGCCGCGAGCTGACCGAAGCCGATCTGAAGATCGCACGCGAAGTCGGCCCGTACGTCCGGGACAAGGGGCTGCTTTTCGTCGGTCTCGACGTCATCGGCGACAAACTCACCGAAATCAATGTCACCAGCCCCACCTGCGTGCGTGAGCTCGAGGCGCAATTCGGCATCAATATCTGCGCGAAGTTGTTCGAAGCCATCGAGAAACGGATCGAGCCCCAATCGGCATAG
- a CDS encoding aminopeptidase P N-terminal domain-containing protein, producing the protein MIADPSHLNHADDPSDHAERRAALAREIGASGIAVIAATPERNRNNDVDYPYRPNSDFRYLTGFGEPCAIAVIAPGREDGEYVLFCRERDPAAETWIGHRAGTEGAMARFGADQAFPIEEFDARIGDMLSTRKYLYMTQGIHPEFEQRLLARLNDLRSRGRHAAPPEHIISLNSVVHEMRLRKSPTELALMRQAASTSAAGHCAAMRAAEPGVYEYQLEATLHYIYGLDGMHWAYPTIVGAGANACVLHYVENASALADGDLVLIDSGAEYRGYAGDITRTFPANGRFTDTQREVYDIVLAANEAAIAACRAGAKANAPHQAALETLVDGLLELGFVTGDRESVIADERYKTFFMHGTSHWLGMDVHDVGAYKQDGEWRALEPGMVLTIEPGLYIPPGADGADPRYWGIGIRVEDDIVITDGAPEIMTSAVPKAPAAIEALMSENA; encoded by the coding sequence TTGATTGCCGACCCGTCCCATCTGAATCACGCCGACGACCCGTCCGATCATGCCGAGCGCCGCGCCGCGTTGGCGCGCGAGATCGGCGCCTCTGGCATCGCGGTCATTGCCGCCACGCCCGAGCGCAATCGCAACAACGACGTCGACTATCCGTATCGGCCGAACAGCGATTTTCGCTATCTGACCGGCTTCGGCGAGCCTTGTGCGATCGCGGTGATCGCGCCTGGGCGCGAAGACGGCGAGTACGTGCTGTTCTGTCGCGAGCGCGATCCGGCGGCCGAGACCTGGATCGGCCATCGCGCCGGCACCGAGGGAGCGATGGCGCGGTTCGGCGCCGATCAGGCCTTTCCGATCGAGGAATTCGATGCGCGCATCGGCGATATGCTCTCGACTCGTAAGTACCTGTATATGACCCAGGGCATCCATCCCGAGTTCGAACAGCGCCTGCTCGCACGGCTGAACGATCTGCGTTCGCGCGGCCGGCATGCGGCGCCACCTGAGCACATCATCTCGCTCAATAGCGTGGTGCATGAAATGCGGTTGCGTAAGTCGCCGACCGAGCTGGCCTTGATGCGCCAGGCCGCCTCGACGTCGGCCGCGGGGCATTGCGCGGCCATGCGTGCGGCCGAACCGGGTGTGTACGAATATCAGCTCGAGGCCACGCTGCATTACATTTACGGCCTCGACGGCATGCACTGGGCGTATCCGACCATCGTTGGGGCGGGGGCCAATGCCTGTGTGCTGCATTATGTGGAAAATGCATCGGCGCTCGCCGACGGCGATCTGGTGCTGATCGATTCGGGCGCCGAGTACCGCGGCTATGCCGGCGATATCACGCGTACCTTCCCGGCCAACGGCCGTTTCACCGACACCCAGCGCGAGGTCTACGACATCGTGCTGGCCGCCAACGAAGCCGCGATCGCGGCCTGCCGTGCCGGGGCGAAGGCCAACGCACCGCACCAGGCCGCGCTCGAGACTCTGGTCGACGGTCTGCTCGAACTGGGTTTCGTCACCGGCGATCGCGAATCGGTGATCGCCGACGAGCGCTACAAGACGTTCTTCATGCACGGCACGAGCCATTGGCTCGGCATGGATGTGCACGACGTGGGCGCGTACAAGCAGGACGGCGAGTGGCGCGCGCTCGAACCCGGCATGGTGCTCACGATCGAGCCGGGCTTGTATATCCCGCCGGGCGCCGACGGCGCGGACCCGCGCTATTGGGGCATCGGCATCCGGGTGGAGGACGATATCGTGATCACCGATGGCGCTCCGGAGATCATGACCTCGGCCGTGCCCAAGGCGCCGGCGGCCATCGAGGCGCTCATGAGCGAAAACGCGTGA
- the ruvX gene encoding Holliday junction resolvase RuvX has product MPDAEVALGFDYGKRRVGIAVGSTITASAQPLTTLSHHDGMPDWTALDALIEEWRPSALVVGLPLNADGKTQKMTNRARNFAEEIWGRYRLTVHTVDERYTSIEAGDRLRAARASGSRGKRLAKGDVDAMAAQTILESWLTGQIGST; this is encoded by the coding sequence ATGCCTGACGCCGAGGTCGCCCTCGGCTTCGATTACGGCAAACGACGGGTCGGCATCGCCGTCGGCAGCACGATCACCGCCAGCGCGCAACCGCTCACGACGCTGAGCCACCACGACGGCATGCCGGACTGGACCGCGCTCGATGCACTCATCGAGGAATGGCGCCCAAGCGCGCTCGTTGTCGGCCTGCCATTGAACGCGGACGGGAAAACCCAGAAGATGACCAATCGTGCGCGCAATTTCGCCGAGGAGATCTGGGGCCGCTACCGGCTGACCGTGCACACCGTGGACGAGCGCTATACCAGCATCGAAGCCGGCGATCGACTGCGCGCCGCCCGTGCTTCGGGCAGCCGCGGCAAACGTCTGGCCAAGGGCGATGTCGACGCCATGGCCGCGCAGACGATTCTGGAAAGCTGGTTGACCGGCCAAATCGGGTCGACCTGA
- a CDS encoding UbiH/UbiF/VisC/COQ6 family ubiquinone biosynthesis hydroxylase: MTTGPRYDVAIVGGGMVGAVLAVALSDADFHVALIEARQPKPLDPEADYELRQSAIAPGPRRVLDNLGLWERVPAKRICAFTGMKVWQAGGDDELFLENTAVGLPELGHIVENALVVDAAWQAFEHVDVYCPARLAALAVDDNAARLTLDDEQEISAALVVGAEGANSPVREAAGIATTGWAYGQRCTVGTVTTAHHHRHIAWQRFTETGPVAFLPLSDGRCSLAWHADEALADELAALDHDEFCRRLTEASGGALGRIEHMGPRAAFPLKLMHAREYVQPRVAIAGDAAHVVHPMAGQGVNLGLLDVAELVAALEAGRTAGADAGELRYLKRYQRARMGDNMMMLAATDGLKRLYGSRNPLLRVLRGLAIGGASRLAPIRRIMISQAAGLSPDGAPLLR; the protein is encoded by the coding sequence ATGACCACAGGCCCTCGTTACGATGTCGCTATTGTCGGCGGCGGCATGGTGGGCGCGGTGCTCGCCGTCGCACTGTCCGACGCCGATTTCCACGTCGCCCTGATCGAGGCCAGGCAGCCCAAGCCGCTCGACCCGGAAGCCGATTACGAGCTGCGGCAATCGGCGATCGCGCCGGGGCCGCGGCGGGTGCTGGACAATCTCGGTCTCTGGGAGCGCGTGCCGGCGAAGCGAATCTGTGCCTTCACCGGCATGAAGGTCTGGCAGGCGGGTGGCGATGACGAGCTGTTTCTCGAGAATACCGCGGTCGGCCTGCCCGAGCTCGGGCACATCGTCGAGAATGCGCTGGTGGTCGATGCCGCCTGGCAGGCGTTCGAGCATGTCGATGTCTATTGCCCGGCCCGCCTCGCCGCGCTGGCAGTCGACGACAACGCCGCGCGGTTGACGCTCGATGATGAACAGGAGATCAGCGCGGCCCTGGTGGTCGGAGCCGAAGGGGCGAATTCGCCGGTGCGCGAAGCCGCCGGCATCGCGACCACGGGATGGGCGTACGGCCAGCGTTGTACGGTCGGCACGGTCACGACCGCGCACCACCACCGGCATATCGCCTGGCAGCGTTTCACCGAAACCGGCCCGGTGGCGTTTTTGCCGTTGTCGGATGGCCGGTGCTCGCTGGCCTGGCATGCCGATGAAGCGCTGGCGGATGAATTGGCTGCGCTCGATCATGACGAATTCTGTCGCCGGCTGACCGAGGCCAGCGGCGGCGCGCTCGGGCGCATCGAGCACATGGGCCCGCGCGCGGCGTTCCCGCTCAAGCTGATGCATGCGCGCGAATACGTACAACCGCGCGTGGCGATCGCTGGCGACGCCGCGCACGTTGTCCACCCCATGGCCGGACAGGGGGTGAATCTGGGGCTGCTGGACGTCGCCGAGCTGGTGGCCGCACTCGAGGCGGGCCGCACCGCCGGGGCGGACGCCGGCGAATTGCGCTATCTCAAGCGTTATCAGCGCGCGCGCATGGGCGACAACATGATGATGCTGGCCGCTACCGATGGCCTGAAACGGCTCTACGGCAGCCGCAACCCGTTGTTGCGTGTGTTGCGCGGACTGGCTATCGGCGGCGCTTCGCGGCTGGCCCCGATCCGCCGGATCATGATCAGCCAGGCCGCGGGGCTTTCCCCCGATGGGGCGCCGTTGTTGCGCTAG
- a CDS encoding 16S rRNA (uracil(1498)-N(3))-methyltransferase: MARARHVPRVYLAQDLAEGGTITLPDDKRHHLATVLRLAAGNTLVLFNGDGAEYTATLTAADRKRAEARVDRRTTPHRESPLKITLLQAVARGDRMDFALAKAVELGVTAIQPVFTARGQVKLDGARLAKKQGHWQRIVESAAEQSGRLLCPELHEATDLAAQIDNPPAADRCLMLAPEADVGLAAQTPATRIALLIGPESGLSNDEINRAAAAGWQPLALGPRVLRTETAGMAALAALQTIWGDLAG; encoded by the coding sequence GTGGCGCGCGCAAGGCATGTGCCCCGGGTTTATCTGGCCCAGGATCTGGCCGAAGGCGGCACGATTACCCTGCCCGACGACAAGCGGCACCATCTGGCAACCGTCCTGCGGCTGGCCGCGGGCAATACGCTGGTGCTGTTCAACGGCGACGGCGCGGAATACACCGCTACCCTCACCGCGGCCGACCGCAAGCGGGCCGAGGCGCGCGTCGACCGTCGCACGACACCGCACCGCGAATCACCGCTCAAGATCACGCTGCTGCAGGCGGTCGCCCGCGGCGATCGCATGGATTTCGCCCTGGCCAAGGCCGTGGAGCTGGGCGTGACCGCGATCCAGCCGGTGTTCACTGCCCGCGGCCAGGTCAAGCTCGATGGCGCGCGGCTGGCAAAGAAACAGGGGCATTGGCAACGCATCGTGGAATCGGCCGCCGAACAAAGCGGGCGGCTGCTCTGCCCGGAATTACACGAGGCCACCGATCTGGCCGCACAGATCGACAACCCGCCCGCCGCCGATCGTTGCCTGATGCTCGCGCCCGAGGCCGACGTCGGCCTGGCCGCGCAGACGCCGGCGACCCGCATCGCGCTGTTAATCGGCCCCGAATCCGGCCTGTCGAACGACGAGATCAACCGCGCCGCCGCCGCCGGCTGGCAGCCGCTGGCGCTCGGGCCGCGCGTGCTGCGCACCGAAACCGCCGGCATGGCCGCACTGGCTGCGTTGCAGACGATTTGGGGCGATCTGGCGGGCTGA
- a CDS encoding YqgE/AlgH family protein codes for MEAIQFKNQFLLAMPGRVEGEFADSVTFLAEHNDDGAMGLVINKPSDFAVADMLSQLDIEAHVARDLPVYWGGPVQTERGFVLHRDEGDWESSLHLDGGLAITTSRDILEAIGNGFGPSAFLITLGYAGWGEGQLEQEVLANSWLTTPADPHIMFESPIERRWADAAGLLGVSAHQLSGIAGHA; via the coding sequence ATGGAAGCAATTCAATTCAAGAACCAGTTCCTGCTCGCCATGCCGGGTCGTGTCGAAGGCGAATTCGCCGACAGCGTCACGTTTCTCGCCGAGCACAACGACGACGGCGCGATGGGACTCGTGATCAATAAACCGAGCGATTTCGCGGTGGCGGACATGCTGTCGCAGCTCGACATCGAAGCGCACGTCGCGCGCGATCTGCCGGTCTACTGGGGCGGCCCGGTACAGACCGAGCGCGGTTTTGTTCTGCATCGCGACGAAGGGGACTGGGAATCGAGCCTGCATCTCGACGGCGGCCTGGCGATCACCACCTCGCGCGACATTCTCGAGGCGATCGGCAACGGGTTCGGCCCGAGCGCGTTCCTGATCACGCTCGGCTACGCCGGCTGGGGCGAAGGCCAACTCGAACAGGAGGTGCTCGCGAACAGCTGGCTCACCACACCGGCCGACCCCCACATCATGTTCGAATCACCGATCGAGCGGCGCTGGGCGGACGCCGCCGGGCTGCTGGGCGTATCCGCGCACCAGCTATCCGGTATCGCCGGCCATGCCTGA
- a CDS encoding type II toxin-antitoxin system Phd/YefM family antitoxin has product MDAISYTAARTHLAKTMEQVCDDHAPVIITRSKAASVVMMSLEDYEALQETAYLLRAPRNARRLLESVAELEQGGGEERELLE; this is encoded by the coding sequence ATGGACGCCATCAGCTACACGGCCGCCAGAACCCACCTGGCAAAAACAATGGAACAGGTCTGTGACGACCACGCCCCCGTTATCATCACCAGAAGCAAGGCCGCTTCGGTGGTGATGATGTCCCTGGAAGACTATGAAGCCCTTCAGGAGACTGCATACCTGTTGCGTGCGCCCAGGAACGCGCGCCGTCTGCTCGAATCGGTTGCCGAGCTGGAACAAGGGGGCGGCGAGGAGAGGGAGCTTCTTGAATGA
- a CDS encoding FAD-dependent monooxygenase, whose protein sequence is MSADYDIAVVGGGLAGASLACALSGSGLRIALIEAVAFDAPADENMKARTTALAWGTRAMFDELGLWSAMAEDAAAIERLHVSQAGHFGRVTVDAAEYGLPALGYVVPNLTMIGALRERLADMDHVDTIAPAAFESLAYQGDAAVELTLTEGEGKRRLTTRLVIGADGTHSKVRSALGIGATVDDYGQSAIITKARTERSLAGCAYERFTPDGPVALLPFVHDTAAVVWTVPTDEARRLLDSGDDDFTAELQARFGDRLGRLTLAGPRGAYPLARVLCDRAWSHRAALIGNAGHALHPAAAQGFNLAMRDALGVAAALREHQQLDGAAFDPGDADHLAAWAESRRPDQHRVANFTDRIVRLFSNRVPGLGHVRGAGLFGLSLAPGVRGGMARRSMGLALLDDTAMRRSDRRMNL, encoded by the coding sequence GTGAGCGCCGATTACGACATTGCGGTGGTGGGCGGCGGCCTGGCCGGTGCCAGCTTGGCGTGCGCGCTGTCCGGCAGCGGGCTGCGCATCGCGCTGATCGAAGCGGTGGCCTTCGATGCGCCGGCCGACGAGAACATGAAGGCGCGCACCACGGCACTCGCCTGGGGCACGCGCGCCATGTTCGACGAGCTCGGGCTGTGGTCGGCGATGGCCGAGGACGCGGCCGCGATCGAGCGCCTGCATGTCTCGCAGGCCGGGCATTTCGGCCGCGTCACGGTCGACGCGGCCGAGTACGGCCTGCCCGCGCTCGGCTATGTGGTGCCCAATCTCACCATGATCGGTGCCCTGCGCGAGCGGCTGGCCGACATGGATCATGTGGATACGATCGCGCCCGCGGCCTTCGAGTCGCTGGCGTATCAGGGCGACGCGGCGGTTGAACTCACACTGACCGAAGGCGAGGGCAAACGCCGTCTGACCACGCGGTTGGTGATCGGCGCCGACGGCACCCACTCGAAAGTGCGCTCGGCGCTCGGTATCGGGGCCACGGTCGACGACTATGGCCAGTCCGCGATCATCACCAAGGCCCGCACCGAACGCTCGCTGGCCGGTTGTGCCTACGAGCGTTTCACCCCGGATGGGCCGGTGGCGCTGTTGCCGTTCGTGCATGACACGGCGGCCGTGGTCTGGACCGTGCCGACCGACGAGGCGCGGCGGTTGCTGGATTCGGGCGACGACGATTTCACCGCCGAGTTGCAGGCGCGTTTCGGCGATCGCCTGGGCCGGTTGACGCTGGCCGGGCCGCGCGGCGCCTATCCGTTGGCGCGCGTGCTCTGCGACCGGGCCTGGTCGCATCGTGCCGCGTTGATCGGCAATGCCGGCCACGCGCTGCACCCGGCCGCGGCCCAGGGCTTCAATCTAGCGATGCGGGATGCGCTGGGCGTGGCGGCGGCCCTGCGCGAGCACCAGCAGCTCGACGGTGCCGCGTTCGATCCGGGCGACGCCGATCATCTGGCGGCCTGGGCCGAAAGCCGGCGACCGGATCAACACCGCGTGGCCAATTTCACCGACCGTATCGTGCGCCTGTTTTCCAATCGCGTGCCGGGCCTCGGTCATGTGCGCGGCGCCGGCTTGTTCGGTTTGTCGCTGGCGCCGGGCGTGCGCGGCGGCATGGCGCGGCGCAGCATGGGGCTGGCGCTGCTCGATGACACCGCAATGCGCCGCTCCGACCGCAGGATGAACTTATGA
- a CDS encoding UPF0149 family protein has protein sequence MSQSDIFMALDHGLKQAGSVQTPGETHGTLTGMLCIDNEQPPAAAVDDVEAENLTAALEALREMTLEGLFDPDLSFTPLLPDDDEHSLDRRVNALARWCSGFLFGLSYRGRFDPDQLSDEVREIVTDLTELSKAELTAEEDADSAEADYAELVEYVRVGVQMIFLELQPRREGPETRETLH, from the coding sequence ATGAGTCAGTCCGATATCTTCATGGCCCTCGATCACGGGCTCAAACAAGCCGGCTCGGTGCAAACACCCGGCGAGACTCACGGCACGCTGACCGGCATGTTGTGCATCGACAACGAGCAGCCGCCGGCGGCGGCCGTGGACGATGTCGAGGCCGAAAATCTGACCGCCGCGCTCGAGGCCCTGCGCGAGATGACGCTCGAAGGGCTGTTCGATCCCGACCTGAGCTTCACGCCGCTATTGCCTGACGACGACGAGCATTCGCTGGATCGTCGCGTCAACGCGCTCGCGCGCTGGTGTTCGGGCTTTCTTTTCGGCCTGAGCTATCGCGGTCGCTTCGATCCGGATCAGTTGTCGGATGAAGTCCGCGAGATCGTGACCGATCTCACCGAACTGTCGAAGGCCGAGCTCACCGCCGAAGAGGATGCCGACAGCGCCGAAGCCGACTACGCCGAGCTGGTGGAGTACGTGCGCGTCGGCGTGCAGATGATCTTTCTCGAACTTCAGCCTCGGCGGGAAGGCCCCGAAACCCGGGAGACGCTGCATTGA
- the argA gene encoding amino-acid N-acetyltransferase, which produces MPASRNNNPLAIDQNAMVAALRASAPYVHAHRGRTFVIHLPGEAAASPRFVDLIYDVALLASLGVRLVIIFGARPQIDAALASAGLTPRLSHGVRVTDADALVCVRQAVGSLQMAYEAHLSTSLASTPMGGARISTASGNLVTARPMGVVDGVDHGHTGEVRRIDSASINAHLARGHIVLLSCIGYSPSGEIFNLVTEDVAGATATALAADKFVLMHPGAAMHARFAESSPGLTVDAARAMLTADNADLAAADRARLEAAIRACEAGVERSHLVSFDTDGALLRELYSRDGLGTMVAADTYDAVRTATPEDLGGVLALIEPLAEAGLLVPRSREAIELDIERYVVMARDGLITACCALMPYPEEAVGELACVAVHPAYRGGNRAAILLAEIEKRARAAGLTHLFVLTTRAPHWFVEHGFEPSSIEALPLAKRALYNYQRNSAVLIKPLVAV; this is translated from the coding sequence ATGCCTGCCAGCCGTAACAATAATCCGCTAGCGATCGACCAGAACGCCATGGTCGCCGCCCTGCGCGCATCCGCGCCGTATGTGCATGCGCACCGCGGTCGCACGTTCGTGATCCACCTGCCCGGCGAGGCGGCCGCATCGCCGCGTTTCGTCGACCTGATCTACGACGTCGCCCTGCTCGCCAGCCTGGGCGTACGCCTGGTCATCATATTCGGGGCGCGCCCGCAGATCGACGCAGCGCTGGCTTCGGCCGGCCTGACACCGCGTTTGTCGCATGGTGTACGGGTCACCGACGCCGACGCCCTGGTCTGCGTACGCCAGGCGGTGGGCAGTCTGCAGATGGCCTACGAGGCGCATCTGTCCACCAGCCTGGCGAGCACGCCCATGGGCGGCGCCCGTATCTCGACCGCCAGCGGCAATCTGGTCACCGCCCGGCCGATGGGCGTGGTCGACGGCGTCGATCATGGCCATACCGGCGAGGTGCGGCGAATCGACAGCGCGAGCATCAACGCCCATCTGGCACGTGGTCACATCGTGCTGCTGTCGTGCATCGGCTATTCGCCGTCGGGCGAGATATTCAATCTCGTCACCGAGGACGTGGCCGGCGCCACCGCGACCGCGCTTGCCGCTGACAAGTTCGTCCTGATGCACCCCGGCGCAGCCATGCATGCCCGCTTCGCCGAATCCTCGCCGGGCCTGACCGTGGACGCGGCGCGCGCCATGCTCACGGCCGACAACGCCGACCTCGCCGCGGCGGACCGGGCCCGTCTGGAAGCGGCCATCCGGGCATGCGAGGCCGGCGTCGAGCGCAGCCACCTGGTGAGTTTCGACACCGACGGCGCGCTGCTGCGCGAGCTGTATTCGCGCGACGGGCTCGGCACCATGGTCGCCGCCGATACCTACGACGCGGTGCGCACCGCCACGCCCGAGGACCTGGGTGGCGTGCTCGCGCTGATCGAGCCGCTGGCCGAGGCCGGCCTGCTGGTGCCGCGCTCGCGCGAGGCGATCGAGCTGGACATCGAGCGTTACGTGGTCATGGCTCGCGACGGGCTGATCACGGCCTGCTGTGCGCTCATGCCCTATCCCGAGGAAGCGGTCGGCGAACTGGCCTGCGTGGCCGTTCATCCGGCCTATCGCGGCGGCAACCGCGCCGCCATCCTGCTGGCCGAGATCGAAAAACGCGCCCGCGCGGCCGGACTCACCCACCTGTTCGTGCTCACTACGCGCGCGCCGCACTGGTTCGTCGAGCACGGCTTCGAGCCTTCGAGCATCGAGGCGCTGCCGCTGGCCAAGCGCGCGCTATACAACTATCAACGCAATTCAGCGGTTCTGATCAAGCCGCTGGTCGCGGTCTGA
- a CDS encoding Txe/YoeB family addiction module toxin, giving the protein MKLTFSEHAWEDYLYWQKTEKKTLRRINQLIKEIQRTPFEGIGKPEPLKHGLSGYGSRRINDEHRLVYKVTEDALLIAQLRYHY; this is encoded by the coding sequence ATGAAACTCACCTTTTCCGAGCATGCCTGGGAAGACTACCTCTACTGGCAGAAAACGGAAAAAAAGACCCTGCGCCGCATCAATCAGCTCATCAAAGAGATTCAGCGAACGCCGTTCGAGGGTATCGGCAAACCGGAGCCGCTCAAGCACGGCCTGTCCGGATACGGGTCTCGACGCATCAATGACGAACATCGGCTCGTGTACAAGGTAACCGAGGACGCACTTCTTATTGCGCAATTGCGATATCACTACTGA
- the argE gene encoding acetylornithine deacetylase, giving the protein MAVLNWRDTLEELVAEPTISSDDPTLDRGNRRAAEMLAARLDHAGFDCDIRPIGERDDKVNLIARLGPPGHGSESGLVFAGHIDTVPYDDTGWDSDPFTLSERDNRLYGLGTTDMKGFVALAAGVAAEYAGHTLEAPLSLVLTADEECGMDGARALADTGIAAGRYCVIGEPTSLVPIRQHKGIFMETIETVGASGHSSNPAYGANAIEAMHTAIGAIRALRDELAERAPAKEFPVPHATLNLGTVRGGDAANRIPARCRLDIDLRFLPGDSINDLREALRSRVRAALAPSDCSVRFSALFAGTPALETPPDSPIVTACEELTGHEATAVDFGTEGAFYHAIGMDTVILGPGDIALAHQPNEYLALSRIAPMQSILRELVHRFCRPA; this is encoded by the coding sequence ATGGCCGTATTGAACTGGCGCGACACCCTCGAAGAACTCGTCGCCGAGCCCACCATCAGCAGCGATGACCCGACACTGGATCGTGGCAATCGCCGCGCGGCCGAGATGCTGGCCGCCCGGCTCGACCACGCCGGCTTCGACTGCGACATCCGCCCGATCGGCGAGCGCGATGACAAGGTCAACCTGATCGCCCGCCTCGGCCCGCCCGGGCACGGTTCCGAATCCGGCCTGGTGTTCGCCGGGCATATCGACACCGTGCCCTACGACGACACCGGCTGGGATTCGGACCCGTTCACGCTCAGCGAGCGCGACAATCGGCTCTACGGCCTCGGCACGACCGACATGAAAGGCTTCGTCGCATTGGCGGCCGGCGTGGCCGCCGAGTACGCCGGGCATACGCTCGAAGCCCCGTTGTCGCTGGTGCTTACCGCCGACGAGGAATGCGGCATGGACGGCGCCCGGGCGCTGGCCGATACGGGCATCGCCGCCGGGCGCTACTGTGTGATCGGCGAGCCGACGTCCCTGGTGCCGATCCGGCAGCACAAGGGCATCTTCATGGAGACCATCGAGACCGTCGGTGCCTCGGGCCACTCCAGCAATCCAGCCTACGGGGCCAACGCCATCGAGGCCATGCACACCGCGATCGGCGCGATTCGCGCGCTGCGCGATGAACTGGCCGAACGCGCCCCGGCCAAGGAATTCCCGGTGCCGCATGCCACCCTGAATCTGGGCACCGTACGCGGCGGCGACGCGGCCAACCGCATCCCGGCGCGTTGCCGGCTGGATATCGATCTGCGTTTTCTGCCAGGGGACTCGATCAACGACCTGCGCGAAGCCCTGCGCAGCCGGGTTCGCGCCGCTCTCGCACCAAGCGATTGCTCGGTACGCTTCTCGGCCCTGTTCGCCGGCACGCCGGCACTGGAGACACCGCCCGATTCGCCGATCGTGACGGCCTGCGAGGAATTGACCGGCCACGAGGCCACGGCAGTGGATTTCGGCACCGAAGGCGCGTTCTACCATGCCATCGGCATGGACACGGTCATCCTCGGGCCGGGCGATATCGCCCTCGCCCATCAGCCGAACGAATATCTGGCCCTGTCGCGCATCGCCCCGATGCAGTCGATTCTGCGTGAACTGGTGCATCGGTTCTGTCGGCCCGCCTGA